Proteins from a single region of Dyadobacter fanqingshengii:
- a CDS encoding OmpH family outer membrane protein → MKKFFILLVLSILCGSASWAQKIGYTDMEFITSKMPEYQLAQTEMKKFSEKWAKEIQDKFSEIDRMQRAYMAEEILLTEDLKRKRQSEIKEKELEAGEYNSKIFGMEGLLFQKKKELMKPVLEKVQRAVTKVCSQRRLDFMFDKSSDVGMLYTNPKHDYSDYVMEELGIDTKTKAAAGDKVGKLEQPPVQAPTENSPKQKSTNSKLK, encoded by the coding sequence ATGAAGAAGTTTTTTATTTTACTAGTTTTGTCAATTCTATGTGGATCAGCGTCATGGGCGCAGAAGATTGGTTACACAGACATGGAATTCATTACCAGTAAGATGCCTGAATATCAGTTGGCACAAACGGAGATGAAGAAGTTTTCCGAAAAGTGGGCCAAAGAAATACAGGACAAGTTTTCGGAAATAGATCGTATGCAACGTGCATATATGGCAGAAGAAATCCTGCTTACCGAAGACTTGAAGAGGAAACGACAGAGTGAGATAAAGGAGAAAGAGCTTGAAGCCGGAGAATATAATAGTAAGATCTTTGGAATGGAAGGGCTTCTTTTTCAGAAAAAGAAAGAACTGATGAAACCTGTTCTTGAAAAAGTACAGAGAGCAGTTACCAAAGTTTGCAGCCAGCGCAGGCTGGATTTTATGTTTGACAAGTCAAGCGATGTAGGCATGCTTTATACGAATCCCAAGCACGATTATTCGGATTACGTGATGGAGGAACTGGGCATTGATACAAAAACAAAAGCAGCAGCTGGCGATAAAGTAGGCAAATTAGAACAGCCGCCAGTTCAGGCGCCGACAGAAAACTCACCAAAACAAAAAAGTACAAACAGTAAACTTAAGTAA
- a CDS encoding OmpH family outer membrane protein: MKQKLIAFLVVMTIITTPLLAQTTPASGLTKIGYTNVDYIIGKLPESKVMQNQLEVTKAQLDKALGETYKEAQEKYEAYQKNGANMTDVIRADKEKELQNLQTRIQEMQNNAQTSLQTKQQQLLEPILTKVNNAIQEVGKESGFLYILNMDAGAGTTPIILFAASEDNNATNLILRKLGVDPDKIEAAAPAAAKPGTAAPVTAPAKTGTAAPATTPATAAPKKK, translated from the coding sequence ATGAAACAAAAATTGATAGCTTTTTTGGTCGTGATGACCATTATTACAACCCCTCTGTTAGCGCAAACTACCCCTGCAAGCGGACTTACTAAAATCGGTTATACCAATGTTGATTATATAATTGGCAAGTTACCAGAAAGTAAAGTGATGCAGAACCAGCTTGAAGTTACCAAGGCTCAGTTGGATAAAGCATTAGGAGAAACTTATAAGGAGGCGCAGGAGAAGTATGAAGCTTATCAGAAGAATGGTGCAAATATGACTGATGTCATCCGTGCAGATAAAGAAAAAGAATTGCAAAACCTGCAAACCAGAATTCAGGAAATGCAAAACAATGCACAGACATCTTTGCAAACCAAGCAACAACAATTGCTTGAACCAATTTTGACGAAGGTTAACAACGCGATCCAGGAAGTTGGAAAAGAAAGTGGGTTCCTTTACATCCTGAATATGGATGCAGGCGCAGGAACAACGCCGATCATCTTGTTCGCAGCTTCTGAGGACAACAATGCAACAAACCTCATCCTAAGAAAATTAGGTGTAGATCCTGACAAAATCGAAGCGGCAGCTCCTGCGGCAGCGAAACCAGGGACAGCAGCACCGGTAACAGCGCCTGCGAAAACAGGAACTGCGGCACCTGCGACTACGCCTGCAACAGCAGCTCCAAAGAAAAAATAG